The stretch of DNA ttcatcacgagtctgtttcacaggtgCTTTGGCTGTTTGTCCTAAAAGCCCATCCCTATTCATCACTACACCAAAGCAGATGGAAGCACTGAGTGGATCCTGTCTGCAAATCCCATGTAACTTTACAGTTAAATCAGAAGAGGAATTCAACAGCACAAGATCAACCTTCGGCGTGTGGATTAAAAGTAACCAAGATTTTGCTAAAAATCCACATAATGTGATTTTCAACAGTAGCAGTACGGATAATATCTATCCAATGAGTCTTACTGGAGACCTGAGTCAGAATAActgcaccactttattttccatTGTGAACACAAGTTACACAGACTGGTACTACTTCAGAATTGAGAACGGATCATTCAGGGCAACAGCTTCTTGTGATCCTCTTCAAATAACAGTCAAAGGTaagagagttttgtttttttatcagtcagtctataacgttattgtttagaataaaaagtgaaagttgcaactttttaattttggaggtttttcactttgacatgaACTTAAATtttgattaaacactgattctgttgttaaagtttgacattaaaatgatcacattttggggatattaaaaagcaaaccttagacactttatgcattttcaatacAAGATTGACACCTTTTGTGTCAGCTTTCACAAAAGTGTTCTAATATCataatctattttttattgtacaatctgtgtttgacttgaaactccagattctcctccgaggcccagcattgagatctcaggtgatctgaaggagaatcagtctgtcactataacctgctcagctttcactccctgtccacactcccctcctgaactcacctggactctccaacaagaccctcacaacaaaatagaggaaaacacagatcgaaccttcacaactaaaatccagaagaccttcactctgtcagacgaacatgatggattcaacatcacctgttcagccagatatcctttaaatgaaggaaaagacgtcaagacagcagaggagagaaaaacgctcaatgtttcatgtaagataataaagtgtttgttattagatcctgtcagcacatgatgattcatggaatgattttaatgaataaagtgaatctcACGTCTTCCTCAGATGCTCCTAAAGACACCtcagtgtccatcagtccatcaggtttggtgtcagcaggtagccgggtgaacctgacctgctccagcagagccaatccTCCCGTCATCCGCTACACCTGGATTAAGACCAGCAAAGACGGACCGG from Sebastes fasciatus isolate fSebFas1 chromosome 21, fSebFas1.pri, whole genome shotgun sequence encodes:
- the LOC141759994 gene encoding myeloid cell surface antigen CD33-like, translated to MSVISVRSVKMVTAIVLLNVFLVSGALAVCPKSPSLFITTPKQMEALSGSCLQIPCNFTVKSEEEFNSTRSTFGVWIKSNQDFAKNPHNVIFNSSSTDNIYPMSLTGDLSQNNCTTLFSIVNTSYTDWYYFRIENGSFRATASCDPLQITVKDSPPRPSIEISGDLKENQSVTITCSAFTPCPHSPPELTWTLQQDPHNKIEENTDRTFTTKIQKTFTLSDEHDGFNITCSARYPLNEGKDVKTAEERKTLNVSCKIIKCLLLDPVST